CAATATCAATCTTAAAATCAGTTGTACGGTTATACACTATGCTTGGAAAGCTTTCCATAATTCCTTCCAGTGAATATAAACACTGGATTGAAAATCAAAAAGCAGGATTAGGGATTACCCACAGTTAGTTTACTTAGCTGAGAGTTGGATCAGCAAGTGATAACAAATCTGTTCAAGCTGAGGTTCATCTGAGAGGCTATACGCATCACAGCCAAAACGTTAACAACATGcacatgtgtatgtgtgacgAGAAATGAGATCCATCTTTTCACTATATATAATATGCTTCttaatgcaaataaatacacacagaTATAAGCCTTAAACTCAAGCTTTCAGGCTCAAACATGTCTCTAAAGTTGTCAGAAATGTATAGTTTATAAGGAAATGCTTCAGCTAACTTTGAATGGACAGGGCTCCCAGGTTTAGTGGAGCTACAACCGCATAAATTTGATCTAAGAAGCTTCTTCCCCTTCAGTCATAGCAAATAATATCAAACAGGGGAATAGAAAGCAGGGGTAAGTCACAGTCAAAGGGCAGTAATATTAAGTTAAATATCAAGTGCAAGCAGAGCACAAACAACATTCCAAGATTGGGAGACTGCCATCTGTTTGTAATCAAATACTAAAAGTGCTGCACGCTCAATGTCAGTCTGAAGGGCTTTAATAGAGTTCTTCCCTTTTTCTCTGCCTGTCAGACGGGAGAATTTCTGTAATCTATAAAAGCGAAAGACAAGGTTTATATAAAACCAAATAATCTACTATCTAGACCATGTGATTTACTTTCAAAAGCATATTTATATgtttaagttagctttaacttTTGAGTCAATGCTTAAAATCCTTCatatctgtaaaaaataaaataatggcTTTAAACGATATGTATGTTGAAGCTTTTGTTTCTGGCAAGGATAACTTTTCATGTCATATTCAAGAAAACAGACCTACTTCTGCTTATGATTAGTATTAGCATTTAATCACATGTAAAACGGCATTCTCCACCTTCTTGGCCTGCAGGATCAGTCATAAGCACCTTTGTTGTTAACGGAGGTGAAAGCTTTGACCACAATTGTAAATAGCCCCAGTGAGATATTTTCTTTGTATATTTATAAAAACTACAGTGGCATGATTTGCCTCTCTCTTTTGAAAGcgaaaacaaactttattctttcaaaaaggttttggccaaaaagttcTAAACCAAAATAGTTAAGTATTTCTTCTCTCCCACATATTCAAAGAGCAGGCCTACAACGTAGCGTGCAAAGCCCATGCAAGGAGGTGGTTTGTTCAATCCCAGGAGACAGAGGCCTAATCTGTCTCCCACATGTGCTATGGCATAGGTTGTGGTTTGTGTAATGGCCACCCAGGCCAGTTAACAAGACTTGAATAAAGCCAGAGAGACCACAGACTGATTAACCACAGGGACTTCCATCCCATTTGTTAATGAAGATGAATGTTGAGAGCAGTGTAGAGCCTGAGTGAAGACTACATGTCAATAGAGTCTTATCTGTCCTGTAATATGTCTTCCCTAACTGTCTGAATGTTGGGCAGGTATCCTGGAGATCAGGACAGTGTCTGAGGGGGGCATCCTTGCCATCAAAGGCGTGAAGAGTCAGTATTATATCTCCATGAACAAGGCTGGACAGCTGCAAGGCAAGGTAATATTTTTCTCAGTGAGAAAAGTCATGCACTGTTTTCAGCTCAGGCAGTTAAGCAGAGGAAGACATGAGTTTGCCAAACATCCTTTGAAATAACCAAGAAAAAAGTATGAATAAGAGTTGTTTTGGATTAATGTagtaatgtttgttttatcctTTCCAGAGGATCTACAATGAAAACTGCAACTTCAAGGAGGTTTTCCTAGAAAACTACTTCAATGCTTACTCCTCTGTAAAGTGgactaaaaatggcaaagaaatgTTCATAGCTCTTTCTCAGAAGGGAAGGCCGATGCGAGGAAAGAAGACCAGGAGGGAGCATGTTGCATCGCATTTCATCCCAATGAAGTgtagagaagaggagaggagggtggagtaAAAAGTAGAGGACTAATGAATTGCAAATTATATCAGATTTCAGTCAAATATCATATATGTTAACAGACACATTTAAACTCTTTAACAGCATCACACTCATCCACTCTCCTCCAGTTTGATCTTTTATGATCTACtactttttgtcattctcatttcAAAGTAAGGTATCAGATTGGCATGTTTGAGTACTCCAAACAACCTGAAAATAAGatgctgaaacaaaaaaattgtgacattttttaagtaactTCCATTGGTACGCCAAAtgtaaaactaataaaacctattcaatgttattattattttgagtATTACATTTccttacaaaacatttaagtgttttcttataaaacagtcaaatgtaTTACGCACAGTCGGACTGTATCCTCTTCCAAAGATTTACACCCTGCTGGATGAGAAGACCTGTGATGGTCAGCAGAAAGGTCCAGAGAAGAGATTTGGCTTGACCAAGACGTCCTGAAGCAAGCTggacttgtgtttttttaatggtacAAGTGCTCAGAGCACACGAAACTAAGGCAGGGTGGATGGCACGCCCATTAACATTGTGTGCGTGTAGGAGTCTTTTTTGTACTGATCTGTTGTGAACCATCTGTCCTTCCTGCAGTGAAAACTCTGATCATTGTAGCTGTTCACTGATTCCCTCTTCATTATTGAGGTGTGATTTTGAGGTGTGATTTTGAAAGCTAAAatattctgctgctgctgaaaagatatccacattaaaatacaaagtGAACAACAATATATTATTGTACTATATTATTGTACTGCTACGAGTCTTGTTATGGTGGCTGCGGCGGAGCCACAGCtgcatctcattcatgttttgggctgcttacttgtgatggacaATGACTGTTCTCCACCGTCAGTTACATGTTAATTTGCCTGAGTTAATGCAAAATCCCCATCGATAATATTGCAGCCCCACTAGGCATTTCCAGGTCCAGTAGAGGTTTTTGTACATCAAAAACTACACACCATAACAATAAACCAACATTGTGGTTTTATTTCTCataaggagggagaaaagctgttaaaagtgtcctTCACGCTGTCAGTAATCCCAGAAGGCTTTGCAAGTAGCTTTCTTGCATATCACAAAAGGCACTTTAAGcagcttttttcccttattATCTGAAAAATCATCCCTGAGACCAAAACAATGATTACTATTTAACACATGCAGTTTATGGAGGAGTTGCACAGTcttcaatttaaaacaagaggTAAACGGCAGAGATGGGCAGCACTGGTCTCTACTCTTCgtattgtgttattgttttgattgagagccccctggagAAATTCACatacaatgtttttaaataacttagggcaggagtgtccaaactatggcccatcCCCTCTCTGCTTCACATCCTTATTCTGATCAGGGGCGAAGCAaaggggcttttccattacattgagcatcttggctctacttggtttgactcggccCGGCAGTCCAGCACGACAGGGGATTTCTTTTTCCGCCACAACCGCGCTACCCATTTGAGGGTGTGTCTTGATTTGAAGACAAAGCGTTTTGAGTTGATGATATTAAATAGCTGTGCTCTAGTAAGCATTATTTTGCTATGCCAAGAAGAACAAGAAACACCCACTGTTTCTGCttcaaagtttcttcttcttctattggtTATCCtgcaggtatttcaaagtttggtgaagCAGTTGCTACTTAAACATGACtgcaaggcatccccaaatgatGACAAACCCGAAACTGTTGCGACGTCACTGCACACACTTGGAGGTGAGGAGGGCGTGCTTGGGCCCTGCTCCAGTATGATAAAAAGTTCACAAAGATCTTTTGTCTTGAATCTTTTTGTTCCTTTATATCTTTTCTTCTATTGCAAGTCCAGACTGCCAgattttttcaataaaactaCTTGGTAATGATTGAAAAAACTAAGAAATTTGGTTCATGATTTATCATttaggaggtggtggtgggtccttaCACTTAACCGGTTGACAATTACTGacttaaaagattttaaaggaCTAGAGAGAAATACAACAACACTAGTGGCAATTTTGAAGGCAAGCTCTATTTAATAAAACTGCAATACCCTGAAACTGTAACATTAATATTCCAtaccatttcttttttaaggaaaagaagaacaagacaGAGGAATTTCATTTTACAATGTCCTCTTTCTCTTACTATGCACATGGTTTAACTTGGATGTCTTACTCTGCAACTTTTGACACCATGTTAGGGTTTTTGACCACAAGAGGGCATAGAAAACCTCTGACTAAATTCTACATTAAGTTATGATGCTTTCATTCCCTGTTATTGTCTATACCGCTTGCAAGTAATGCTTAGTAATGTAATTTTGAGACAGTGGTTTGGTCTTACCTTGACATGGAGGGAGTGACATTGTTGGACCAATATAGCCGGCTAAAGAATGGCGTTCAGGCAATGGAAGAATGCTGGACTTCTACAAATAAGACTGTAGTTGGAGTCCTGTGAAAAAGAAGACCAAGTTGACACTGAGTTATCATATTTCAATAAAGTGTATCTTAACTTATCAAAGATGCATTTATTGCTAAAACCAAACATTTGGAAGAACCCATTCTCCAGGGCACTGTAAAACAGACATAACTAGGTtttaaacagaaagaaaacagactATAACCCAGACATTAAAGGTTACCTTAAAACAGACCTAAATATGTATAAGAAAGGAATAAAACAGAACTCACAGCATTCACAAAGGGGATCTTTAAATGGATCCATCCACAGTTCAGAAAGGGAGAAACCAAACATTAAACAGATACAAAAAGGCTCCTTTGAACAGACTGACCTTTATGCTACACCTTAACCCATATGCCAAAGAGTACCCTGGTAAAGGCTCAAAGGGTATCCCACAGAGGCTGCGAAAAAGCATCAGCATTTGAAGGCCTGGGATTTCAACAAGTTGGACCTTTAGGAGATTGCTAACAAAATATGAGCATAACTATTTGTGCAGTAATAGAGCAAATTTTGTTTGACACGTTGATGAGGTTTGTTTGCACTTGCCAAATTATCTAGTTCATCTGAAGAAAGACACTGACATCAGTTTTCCAAAATCCTAGCACTTTTCCCTGCTGTCACCTGACATTAATGAAAAACGATATGGCATTAGTTCACTTGCAAAATTTTCTACCTTTCAACAGCATCCTCTCTTCACATCAGTAAGGTATTTATCACACCAAGCATCTGGCAACATACAATCTGTGCAGCATCCATCCTTAATGGATCTAATTGcaatatttaaagccatttgATTAACACTGAATGTGAATAACATTTCTTAATACAATTTCGGGTAGATCTGCTTTTAATAAAAACTATCTAAtgaaaaaggataaaatgtGTAAGTTTGGCCTTAATAAAAATACTGTTGAGGGATTAATCCTTACTaacttttaaacattatttgGTAAAATTAGCATACAGTTATTCAGATTCAAAGTCTGTAACTCCAACCAGCCTGTAGAGAAAATGTATTTCACATTGGGCAACAAGTGtttcaaatataaatataacCACAATCCTCAGGAGATATTAAGCAGTACATTTCCCAGCTTAGCTGATTTAACGACAAGATAATCAAATTTGTTGATGTTGTCTTAAGGAAGATAGAAGACACATTGCAAAGAAGCATTTGGGAAAACTTCAGTGTCCACTGACAATCTTGGATGCATGACTTACATGAATTAGATCATTCAATCAGATAAGAGAGGATGAGATGTGGTAATACAACTCAAGGATAAATGTATTAATCTGTGATtgaagataaaaatataactacAGGGTCAAATGCCACATTTATTCCCTCCTTGAGTTTATATCTTGATAAAAAGCTTAGCAGACAAATTGGCAGAGTGCCTCCACCATAAGCTCATACAAATAATACATATTAGCACAAGCATGCAGGCACAcgcacagaaacacacaggcAGACATGAGGTTTACCTTTTGCCTGAGTTCACATCTGGAGTGGAGAACCCCTGTCAGATAAAGACAGTCAAATTGAGAGAGCCAACCCCTGAAATACGTTTGACCCAAACAACATCTGAGCAAGGTGAAGGCTTCTGCCAAGTCACGCAAAGTTAGTCTTAGCAGATAATTTGTAAcatgttcaaaatgtaaacacatttcAGACTCAAGGCTGTGTATTCCCAACAGGACGAGGAGAGGCTGAAGCCAAAGAGAATGAGAGAAAACTGTCATAGACGTGAAAGCTGCAGACTTCCAAGAGAAAAGACGCAACACAGTCACGCCAGACACATAAATTACATTTACAAGGTGTTCCAAGACCTGCagattttgtttaataaaatgctCCTGAAATCACAAATCATCtctagtttttttctttttatgaaatgagGGATTCCCATCCACTCCTCTTCATCTGCTGTGCATTAGAGGTACAAAGTAGCCAAATTACGAAACTGGCTTTACTCTTGCCAGCAATGACATGGAGTTTCttaacagtaaaaatattgccTTGTAACATCGCTGAATGTACACTATGCAGGTAAGTTGTTTAAACAGAATGtctaaactgtttttatttagcatTACTGATACTTACATGTGGGTAATAAGACATTTCTTAATGGAATTTTACATTCTATATTAGCTGTTAACAAATCAGATATGGTTTTACAGCAGtgaataaaaactgttttataaATCACAGTACCAGCTGAGCAGTTTTAATGTCTGTACTTCTTTACTTCCTGCATGAAAAGCTTCTGTGCAGTTCGATAAACCTCCTGGGATGAATAATAACTCTATGACAATGATTGATCATTCATTAGATTGTTTTAGAACGGTATTACATTTGTATTTGTGTGGAAGGATGAACACACAGCACCACATGTATTCCATATTTTATATGGTATAAATGAACAGAGGTTGAAGGAAGTCTGACACTGGCTGTGAAGAGCTGCAGGGAAAGATGGAGTGAGACAAACAGAAAGGGGGAGGATGAGAAAGAAAGGCAAGGGAACATAAACAAGGAAAGAGGCTGGGGAGTCTCGTGCGAAGTAAAGAGGTGGTCTTGGGGCAGCGGGAGAAAAGGGAGGCCCCAAGGGGGAGGGGGAACACGCAGTTGAACTTGATACATTTCAAGGCCATAAACCTTCATTTCCACTGAGGAAATCTGTGGTTATGCAATGTGGGGATTTCTGTGTTCCCTTTGTGTGGAACCCCCAGAACACCAGATTATTGTGAAGGAAAGCTGAAACCTCCAAGAACTCACAGGAAAATCACCATATCAGATAATATAATCCACaggataaaataagataaaatgtttATGATAATCATATCACATTTAAGACAAGAAAGTCTACTAGCTTGTAGCCATTGTTAAGGCCATTattaaaaagatgtaaaaactgTCACCTCTGGCATCCAACAACAGTGCTGTGAGAAattatttgccccctttctgattcctgaattcttgcatatttatcacaccttaatgtttcatatcatcaaaccaatttttatatctcacaacaacaacccaagtaaataaaaaatgcagtgttttaatgattatttaagtttttaaggggggaaaaaaattcaaacctatctgaccctgTGTGAATAAGTAACTgcccccctgaacctaataactggttgtgccacccttggcagcaataactgaaatcaagcatttgtgataactggtgatgagtctttcacatcagtGTGGAGGAATTtgggcccactcttctttgcagaattgttttaactcagccatattggagggttttccagcatgaactgcccgaTTAAgatcacaccacagcatctcaattggatttaagtccggacccTGACTGGGTCACtcaaaaaccttaattttggttttcttgagcggtggacttgctggtatttTTCGGGTCATTGTCCAGCTCCATAGCCCAAGAGCACTGGAGCTTGAGAGCtcaaactgatggccggacgatggccttcaggattttctgatagACAGCAGCATTCATTGTTCCCTCAATCACAGCGAGTTGTCTCatcctcctggatgagtcgtcgttgcactcttggagtaattttggttggccgaccactccttggaaggttcaccactgttcccagttttctcgatttgtggataatagctctgactgtggtttgctgaaGTCCCAAAGTCTTGAAAATGGCTTAGTAACCTTTTCCAGATGGATAGATTTctatcactttgtttctcatttgttcttgaatttaattggatcgtggcatgatgtgtttctttttgagatcttgtagcctacttcactttgtctggcagcttctatttaagtgaattcttgattcaacaaatctgttagtaatcaggcctggctatggccagtgaaattgaactcagctttccaaaacctgtggttaatcacagttaactcgtGATTTAACAAGAGGGGGCAATTACTTATTCATAcagggtcagataggtttgaatttttttccccccttaaaaacttaaataatcattaaaacactgcattttttatttacttgggttgttgttgtgagatataaaaattggtttgatgatccaaaacatttaagtgtgataaatatgcaaaaaaaaaaaaaacctcaggaatcagaaagggggcaaatactttttcacggcactgtaatTGTGATACACAAGCTTAGTATTGCCCCTTAAGACCAGAAATGTCATGGGCTCCTATATTTGCCCAGCTCAAATTAAGCCAAGCCAGGTGAACATCTTTCTAATAGTCTACATTAAGAATTCAGTCACACGTATATCTCAGtgtttttcacatgtttacagctacCTTATTCAAACTACCTAgtgtttaaacacattttagatTTCACTTCACTAGGATttttatgtctcatttcactttaaaaactcattgACAGcccagtggacaagtcaaaagttgTCTGCACCCTGTGTTATAAAACATTTACCTTTATAATGCaccttatttccttttccatcCATGACAAGctccttttttctgtggttaagttcatgtcatatgCTCCATTTCATTAATGTCAGATGTAAAAATTGAGAATGATATCACACTCAGTTTGAAGGCTTTCCAGTTACTTCAAATTGATTAATCTGGTTCCTGAAGTCCCTCAGAGTTTCTTAGTCATAATTCCAACTTCAGGGGGGAATGAGATGACTAGCATCTTggaatttctgaggtcaaaccAAAACTGGAATGCACCAATAAACTTTGATCTACCCATAAAtcaaaaatcctcatttttctttgaaaatgaaagGTCTGTATCCAAATGGGAGGTTTTTACCGTAGTTTTAGACAGCACagaatacaaaatgaaacaaaagcagttttaaatgcaaatgatgTTCTAATGCCATCTCAAGGGTCAGATATCAATAATCAGAAAATGGTCCACAACAAATGAGTCACGCATACCTTCACACTCTGTAAAGTCACAGAAGTCATGAATCTGTCTGCCTTTAAATTAAAGCTTCATGTTTATAGCCCTTTAGAGGGATTAACAGGCAGACTTGTTCCAGTAAGAAAAGGATAGAATGGAGACTGTGCAATAGAGGAAAGGATAAAAAAGAATTACAGCAAAAGCCTTGGCTGTCTCACTTCACTAcaccaggaaaaaaatgaacatatttaAAAAGCCTATTTATAATACAGATGTATAAGAGCAGTACTGTGCTGGATTCGCATGCAACACAGATTCCAAACTAGTAATTCTGTGTGATAGGGTTAAGATTAATTATTCAAGTTTGACTGAACAAAATCACAGCAATGAGAGCATTAGGATCAATAATAATTTC
This sequence is a window from Cheilinus undulatus linkage group 1, ASM1832078v1, whole genome shotgun sequence. Protein-coding genes within it:
- the fgf7 gene encoding fibroblast growth factor 7, with amino-acid sequence MRKWMLTWNLQNLFSGLYLHAIFLFGSVCVVYSDCTPEQLAAIMNCSRHERHTRNYDYMEGGDVRIRQLFSRTQWFLTIDDFGNINGTQDPTNCHSILEIRTVSEGGILAIKGVKSQYYISMNKAGQLQGKRIYNENCNFKEVFLENYFNAYSSVKWTKNGKEMFIALSQKGRPMRGKKTRREHVASHFIPMKCREEERRVE